One genomic region from Rosa rugosa chromosome 1, drRosRugo1.1, whole genome shotgun sequence encodes:
- the LOC133725765 gene encoding glucan endo-1,3-beta-glucosidase 3-like — MESLILILYILISTTTSSTLCDARSLSQTQKAEQHRSTTQILKKVKVTNHIDIPVVQASSPFSSPPSDSPAPNPLPTAAVPPNLPYCVNPQPPASILSPTYPPQNGPSPHQPCIILSPPNNTPTQPNIPLSPPISPLTPPAVNPSPTVNSPPPTGPKNTPPHTKPQSGVWCVAKPTVPDPIVQAAMDYACGSGADCKSIQRNGSCYQPDTLLSHASYAFNNYWQRRKVAGGTCDFGGTAMLVTADPSFDGCQFFYNG; from the exons ATGGAGTCCCTAATACTAATCCTTTACATCCTCATTTCCACCACAACCTCAAGCACTCTATGTG ATGCAAGAAGTTTATCCCAAACCCAGAAAGCAGAACAACACAGAAGTACAACTCAAATactgaagaaggtgaaagtaacAAACCACATAGACATACCAGTAGTACAAGCCAGCTCTCCATTTTCTTCTCCACCTTCTGATTCACCAGCACCAAACCCATTGCCTACTGCAGCTGTCCCTCCTAATCTTCCCTATTGTGTAAATCCACAACCACCTGCCAGTATTTTATCTCCCACATACCCACCTCAAAATGGGCCTAGCCCACACCAACCCTGCATCATTCTAAGCCCACCCAACAATACCCCAACCCAACCCAACATTCCTCTAAGCCCACCCATAAGTCCTCTAACCCCACCAGCAGTCAATCCCTCCCCTACAGTCAACTCCCCACCACCAACTGGACCAAAAAACACTCCTCCACACACAAAGCCCCAGTCTGGAGTGTGGTGTGTAGCCAAGCCGACCGTGCCCGACCCGATAGTCCAAGCGGCCATGGACTACGCGTGCGGGTCGGGGGCAGACTGCAAGTCAATCCAGCGAAACGGGTCGTGCTACCAACCCGACACGTTGCTCTCCCATGCATCGTATGCGTTCAACAATTACTGGCAGAGAAGGAAGGTGGCCGGAGGGACTTGTGATTTTGGAGGGACAGCGATGCTGGTCACTGCTGATCCAA GTTTTGATGGATGCCAGTTCTTCTACAATGGATGA